The following are from one region of the Synergistes jonesii genome:
- a CDS encoding terminase small subunit, with the protein MALSEMQERFCIEYVNDPKRNATQAAIRAGYSKNCARQQASENLTKPDIKARIRELELEQLAHADYKGAALDRYLVNKLIAFIDSDVTDYVQISNGSGDPNRREALDAQARKDNGQLHLDFDGVIFYPTCDMPLKKTTAIKSMEVQNIGNKDTIILAPKIALEDRLSAIKLLAEMRGLKSPDTTVNIEVSAAGITQTIEERRKKRGSKAAEGERDER; encoded by the coding sequence ATGGCGCTCAGTGAGATGCAGGAGCGGTTTTGCATAGAGTATGTCAACGACCCCAAGCGCAACGCCACACAAGCGGCGATACGCGCCGGGTATTCGAAAAACTGTGCAAGACAACAGGCGAGCGAGAACCTGACAAAGCCTGACATAAAAGCCAGAATCAGGGAATTAGAGCTTGAACAGCTTGCCCACGCAGACTATAAGGGCGCTGCGTTGGACCGCTATCTTGTGAACAAGCTCATAGCGTTTATAGATTCCGACGTTACGGATTACGTCCAGATTTCAAATGGGAGCGGCGACCCGAACAGACGGGAAGCGCTTGACGCTCAGGCGAGGAAAGACAACGGACAACTTCATCTGGACTTCGACGGCGTCATTTTTTATCCGACTTGCGACATGCCTTTAAAGAAGACGACCGCTATAAAGTCCATGGAAGTACAAAACATAGGCAATAAAGACACTATAATATTGGCCCCGAAAATCGCCCTAGAAGACAGGTTGAGCGCCATCAAGCTGCTGGCTGAGATGAGGGGGCTCAAGTCTCCGGATACTACGGTGAATATCGAGGTTTCCGCCGCTGGTATCACGCAGACGATAGAAGAACGTCGAAAGAAACGTGGGTCGAAAGCCGCGGAGGGTGAGCGGGATGAACGATGA
- a CDS encoding type II toxin-antitoxin system RelB/DinJ family antitoxin: MAGKTAMLHIRIEPDIKEEADYIFGQIGITTSDAVKIFLRKAIYSSGFPFEVTAPTPNAETIAAMEEAKRIAHDPNAKTYADFSEILKEIDEEIADEEKAPCLS, encoded by the coding sequence ATGGCCGGCAAGACAGCCATGCTGCACATAAGGATAGAACCGGACATAAAAGAAGAAGCCGATTACATCTTCGGGCAGATAGGCATCACTACCTCCGACGCCGTTAAAATATTCCTGCGCAAAGCCATCTATTCATCCGGCTTCCCGTTTGAAGTGACCGCGCCGACGCCCAACGCGGAAACTATCGCGGCCATGGAAGAGGCCAAACGCATAGCGCACGATCCGAACGCGAAAACATACGCCGATTTCAGCGAAATACTCAAAGAAATCGACGAAGAAATAGCCGACGAGGAAAAAGCCCCGTGTCTAAGCTGA
- a CDS encoding type II toxin-antitoxin system YafQ family toxin codes for MSKLTVRQTSQFKKELKKARKQGKEMAAMDKAVSLLQNCEALPPKFKDHALTGDWKGYRECHLSPDWLLVYMIENDVLVLTLTRTGSHAEIFGK; via the coding sequence GTGTCTAAGCTGACGGTTCGACAGACCAGCCAATTTAAGAAAGAACTCAAAAAGGCGAGAAAACAGGGCAAAGAGATGGCCGCAATGGATAAAGCCGTCTCTTTGCTCCAAAACTGTGAGGCCCTGCCGCCTAAATTCAAAGACCACGCCCTCACGGGCGACTGGAAGGGCTATCGCGAGTGCCACCTCTCGCCGGACTGGCTGTTGGTTTATATGATAGAAAACGACGTCCTCGTACTCACCCTCACCCGTACCGGCAGCCACGCCGAAATATTCGGCAAATAA